A single region of the Corallococcus caeni genome encodes:
- a CDS encoding amidase encodes MASSRRQFLTHTVIGLASTAVSAAPDAGTSAPPAGAPPTFGAGPTVGPEVSPTTFAEAEKLMQVQLTPAERTQAAGNWRVSLAPLHERRTGPRKLALEPELSPASQWNPSLPGLKPTAPAKDRFVRSRDAKVPLPAKEEDIAFAPLTQLSRWVESRAITSERLTQLYLARLKRHDPKLQCVITLTEELALQQARQADRDLAAGRYKGPLHGIPWGAKDLVDTAGIRTTYGAEPFRDRVPTTDAAAVARLHRAGAVLVAKLSLGALALNDVWFGGETKNPWLLEEGSSGSSAGPGAATAAGLVGFSLGSETGGSIISPSMRCGITGLRPTYGRVPRTGAMTLCWSLDKLGPMTRGVEDSLLVLAALNGPDAGDVASVPAKLDFDANAGVKGLRVGYVPAWMKESPATDVDRAALEKLKGLGLTPVEVQFPDWPYSTLNVILFAEAAAAFEELTLTHGVDALKMQTPDAWPNLFRQSRFLSAVDYVQADRLRRKVAQEMARIMSQVDVLLVPSLRDEALTITNHTGHPSLTLRTGFVEVSKARSDWAPDPKRPVPTFATPRRVPHGVTLIGQLFDEGTLGRVGLALERASGVAGERPPGF; translated from the coding sequence ATGGCCAGCTCGCGTCGTCAGTTCCTGACCCACACCGTGATTGGACTCGCGAGCACCGCTGTCTCCGCGGCGCCGGACGCGGGCACGTCCGCACCCCCGGCTGGCGCGCCGCCCACGTTCGGCGCGGGCCCCACGGTGGGCCCGGAGGTCAGCCCCACCACCTTCGCGGAAGCCGAAAAGCTGATGCAGGTCCAGCTCACGCCCGCCGAGCGCACCCAGGCCGCCGGCAACTGGCGCGTGTCCCTGGCGCCGTTGCACGAGCGCCGCACCGGTCCACGCAAGCTCGCGCTGGAGCCCGAGCTGTCGCCCGCCTCGCAATGGAACCCCTCGCTGCCGGGGCTCAAGCCGACGGCTCCCGCGAAGGACCGCTTCGTGCGCAGCCGCGACGCGAAGGTGCCGCTGCCCGCGAAGGAGGAGGACATCGCCTTCGCGCCGCTCACGCAGCTGTCGCGCTGGGTGGAGTCGCGCGCCATCACGTCGGAGCGGCTCACGCAGCTCTACCTCGCGCGGCTGAAGCGCCATGACCCGAAGCTCCAGTGCGTCATCACGCTGACGGAGGAGCTGGCGCTCCAGCAGGCCCGCCAGGCGGACCGGGACCTCGCGGCGGGCCGCTACAAGGGGCCGCTGCACGGCATCCCCTGGGGAGCCAAGGACCTGGTGGACACCGCGGGCATCCGCACCACCTACGGCGCCGAGCCCTTCCGCGACCGCGTGCCCACCACCGACGCCGCCGCCGTGGCCCGGCTGCACCGCGCGGGCGCCGTGCTGGTGGCGAAGCTCAGCCTGGGCGCGCTCGCGCTCAACGACGTCTGGTTTGGCGGCGAGACGAAGAACCCGTGGCTGCTGGAGGAGGGCTCTTCGGGCAGCAGCGCGGGGCCGGGCGCGGCGACGGCGGCCGGGCTCGTGGGCTTCTCCCTGGGCAGCGAGACGGGCGGCAGCATCATTTCGCCGTCCATGCGCTGCGGCATCACCGGCCTGCGCCCCACCTACGGCCGCGTGCCGCGCACGGGCGCGATGACGCTGTGCTGGTCGCTGGACAAGCTGGGGCCCATGACGCGCGGGGTGGAGGACTCGCTGCTGGTGCTCGCCGCGCTCAACGGCCCGGACGCGGGCGACGTGGCGAGCGTGCCCGCGAAGCTGGACTTCGACGCGAACGCGGGCGTGAAGGGCCTGCGCGTGGGCTACGTGCCCGCGTGGATGAAGGAGAGCCCCGCCACGGACGTGGACCGCGCGGCGCTGGAGAAGCTCAAGGGACTGGGGCTGACGCCCGTGGAGGTCCAGTTCCCCGACTGGCCGTACTCCACCCTCAACGTCATCCTCTTCGCGGAGGCCGCCGCCGCCTTCGAGGAGCTCACGCTCACCCACGGCGTGGACGCGCTGAAGATGCAGACGCCCGACGCGTGGCCCAACCTCTTCCGTCAGTCCCGCTTCCTGTCCGCGGTGGACTACGTCCAGGCGGACCGGCTGCGCCGCAAGGTGGCCCAGGAGATGGCGCGCATCATGTCGCAGGTGGACGTGCTGCTCGTGCCGTCCCTGCGCGATGAGGCCCTCACCATCACCAACCACACGGGCCACCCGTCGCTCACGCTGCGCACCGGCTTCGTGGAGGTGTCCAAGGCCCGCAGCGACTGGGCCCCGGACCCGAAGCGCCCCGTGCCCACCTTCGCCACCCCGCGCCGAGTCCCCCACGGCGTCACGCTCATTGGCCAGCTCTTCGACGAGGGCACCCTGGGTCGCGTGGGCCTCGCCCTGGAGCGCGCGTCCGGAGTCGCCGGGGAGCGCCCGCCCGGCTTCTAG
- a CDS encoding TetR/AcrR family transcriptional regulator, protein MARTKEFDRDEAVRRAMQVFWEQGYEATSTDDLLRAMGIGRQSMYDTFGDKHGLYLEALRAYQAEYSAHLMECLRAHPSPLGAIREYLLSIPNGTQKARARGCLSVNATAELAHADAEVATLLKTGGAVGHGALERVVKEAQRKGELSPKLDARVAASFLLAAIGGLRLSAKAGTPPEALRDVVDFTLAGLKAR, encoded by the coding sequence ATGGCACGCACGAAGGAGTTCGACCGCGACGAGGCGGTTCGCCGGGCGATGCAGGTCTTCTGGGAGCAGGGCTACGAGGCCACCTCCACGGATGACCTGCTGCGCGCCATGGGCATTGGCCGGCAGAGCATGTACGACACCTTCGGGGACAAGCACGGCCTCTACCTGGAGGCCCTGCGCGCCTACCAGGCGGAGTACAGCGCCCACCTGATGGAGTGCCTGCGCGCCCACCCGTCGCCCCTGGGCGCCATCCGCGAGTACCTCCTCTCCATCCCCAACGGCACCCAGAAGGCCCGAGCCCGGGGCTGCCTCTCCGTGAACGCCACCGCGGAGCTGGCGCACGCGGACGCGGAGGTCGCCACGCTGCTCAAGACCGGCGGCGCCGTGGGCCATGGCGCGCTGGAGCGCGTCGTGAAGGAGGCCCAGCGCAAGGGCGAGCTCAGCCCGAAGCTGGACGCCCGCGTCGCCGCCAGCTTCCTCCTGGCCGCCATCGGTGGCCTGCGCCTGAGCGCCAAGGCCGGCACCCCGCCCGAGGCCCTGCGCGACGTCGTGGACTTCACCCTCGCGGGCCTCAAGGCCCGGTAG
- a CDS encoding aldo/keto reductase, whose protein sequence is MSMDRYYLLGRSGLRVSPLSLGTMTFGKEGTYGGPWGSTEDVSRTLFHRYLDAGGNFVDTADLYTHGTSETLIGRFLEERGDRDRVVLTTKYTYNATRPGDPNAGGNSRKNMLRAVEASLKRLRTDYIDLYLLHTWDRLTPAEEVVRTFDDLVRAGKIRYAGLSDVPSWYAARAQTWAEAHALTPLINLQLQYSLVERSLEHEYVPLAQTLGLGITTWSPLGSGLLSGKYRPSEAGAQGDGRLTSAVGGQQLGLFTERNWRIVAALEQVSRELGRDMSQVALNWVATQPGVGSVIIGATNPKQLDGNLAALDFTIPEGLRRQLDEASAPPVPFPHGMFSNPYQLNLHGHAAVGDKPAGYTQPVFTGTAPRVG, encoded by the coding sequence ATGTCGATGGATCGCTACTACCTGCTGGGCCGTTCGGGGCTGCGCGTCAGCCCGCTGTCGCTGGGCACGATGACGTTCGGGAAGGAGGGGACGTACGGCGGCCCCTGGGGCTCCACGGAGGACGTGTCCCGGACGCTGTTCCACCGCTACCTGGACGCGGGCGGCAACTTCGTGGACACCGCCGACCTCTACACCCACGGCACCAGCGAGACGCTCATCGGCAGGTTCTTGGAGGAGCGCGGCGACCGGGACCGCGTCGTCCTCACCACCAAGTACACGTACAACGCCACCCGGCCGGGGGACCCGAACGCGGGCGGCAACAGCCGCAAGAACATGCTGCGCGCGGTGGAGGCGTCCCTGAAGCGGCTGCGCACGGACTACATCGACCTGTACCTGCTGCACACCTGGGACCGGCTCACCCCGGCGGAGGAGGTGGTCCGCACGTTCGACGACCTCGTGCGCGCGGGGAAGATCCGCTACGCGGGCCTGTCCGACGTGCCGTCCTGGTACGCGGCGCGCGCGCAGACCTGGGCGGAGGCGCACGCGCTCACGCCGCTCATCAACCTCCAGCTCCAGTACTCGCTGGTGGAGCGCAGCCTGGAGCACGAGTACGTGCCGCTGGCGCAAACGCTGGGCCTGGGCATCACCACCTGGAGTCCGCTGGGCAGTGGCCTGCTCTCAGGCAAGTACCGGCCGAGCGAAGCCGGCGCCCAGGGTGATGGCCGCCTCACCTCCGCCGTGGGCGGCCAGCAGCTGGGCCTGTTCACGGAGCGCAACTGGCGCATCGTCGCCGCGCTGGAGCAGGTGTCCAGGGAGCTGGGCCGCGACATGTCCCAGGTGGCGCTCAACTGGGTGGCCACGCAGCCCGGGGTGGGGTCGGTCATCATCGGTGCCACCAATCCCAAGCAACTGGACGGCAACCTCGCGGCGCTCGACTTCACGATCCCCGAAGGGCTGCGCCGCCAGTTGGACGAGGCCAGCGCGCCGCCCGTGCCGTTCCCCCACGGGATGT